In Bradyrhizobium sp. 200, the sequence CAACCGCTGGTCGCCTGGGTCGTCGGCGTCGGCGGACTGTTCGGCTATCACGCGCTGTATTTCCTCGCGCTGCGTTTCGCGCCGCCGGCCGAAGCCGGCCTGCTGAACTATCTCTGGCCGCTCCTGATCGTGCTGTTCTCCTCGCTGCTGCCGGGTGAGCGGCTGGCGTCGCATCACATCATCGGCGCCGGGCTGGGATTGGTTGGAACGGTGCTCCTGCTCGCCGGCAACACCGGCAGCTTTGCGCCGGGCCAGATCCCGGGCCTGGCCGCAGCCTTCGTCGCCGCCTTCGTGTGGGGGGCCTATTCGGTGATGTCGCGCAAGCTCAAGGCGGTGCCGACCGACGCGGTTGCCGGCTTCTGTCTCGCCACTGCGCTACTGGCCGCGCTCGTGCATGGCATGGTCGAGACCACGGTCTGGCCTGAGACGATCGGGCAGTGGCTGGCGATCATTGCGCTCGGCGTCGGCCCGGTGGGGGCCGCGTTCTTTGTCTGGGACATCGGCATGAAACGCGGCGATATCCGCGTGCTCGGCGCCGCGTCCTACGCGACACCGCTGCTCTCGACGCTGTTCCTGATTCTCGCCGGCTTTGCGCAGCCGACC encodes:
- a CDS encoding EamA family transporter — its product is MTPRTATLIGLTAILMWSLLSVLTVATGKIPAFQLAAMTFAIGALVAFASFLFRPAAFNALKQPLVAWVVGVGGLFGYHALYFLALRFAPPAEAGLLNYLWPLLIVLFSSLLPGERLASHHIIGAGLGLVGTVLLLAGNTGSFAPGQIPGLAAAFVAAFVWGAYSVMSRKLKAVPTDAVAGFCLATALLAALVHGMVETTVWPETIGQWLAIIALGVGPVGAAFFVWDIGMKRGDIRVLGAASYATPLLSTLFLILAGFAQPTATIAIAAILIAGGGLIAAKDMVLRKRL